In Chiroxiphia lanceolata isolate bChiLan1 chromosome 2, bChiLan1.pri, whole genome shotgun sequence, a single genomic region encodes these proteins:
- the RELT gene encoding tumor necrosis factor receptor superfamily member 19L isoform X1, with the protein MMTPLPWSPLGRCPLVMKRSGMRWWLFTILGVLSRLVGAESWNSREHRTPGCPPGEEPSEDPGGTCRACPPGTFSLGDTPCASHTRCRAGNRILVAAGTVGSDSRCGACLPGFYSPEGERDPRGRCLPCAAAPRSTPGCPGRRRVRSPETPGRALGTNGTRVTPRGEEEEEAAAAQAAVLTIVPVFCAMGLLGILVCNLLKKKGYHCTASKEPQSGGTGPSSIYQLEDANEDTIGVLVRLITEKKENAAALEELLKEHRRQQLMPPSWAPLHKLHLLPQFAPSCHHQQHPHTVQGPAPCARCTQKWPEVLPPPGATKVPKPGEVTILSIGRFRVSRIPELRSEMGAEPLRGPLPGSGMRPPWLKSTDGPPEVPPGPGVALGGQ; encoded by the exons ATGATGACCCCCCTACCGTGGTCCCCCTTGGGCAGGTGTCCCCTGGTGATGAAGAGGAGCGGGATGCGCTGGTGGCTCTTCACCATCCTGGGG GTGCTGAGCAGACTCGTGGGGGCCGAGAGCTGGAATTCCCGGGAGCACAGGACCCCGGGATGCCCTCCCGGGGAGGAGCCCAGCGAG gATCCAGGAGGGACGTGCCGAGCTTGTCCCCCCGGCACCTTCTCCCTGGGGGACACACCCTGTGCCTCTCACACCCGGTGCCGGGCCGGGAACAGGATCCTGGTGGCCGCGGGGACAGTGGGAAGTGACAGCCGGTGCGGAGCCTGCCTGCCGGG GTTTTACAGCCCCGAAGGGGAGAGGGACCCCCGGGGCCGGTGCCTGCCCTGCGCCGCTGCCCCCCGCAGCACCCCGGGGTGCCCAg GCCGGCGGCGGGTCCGCAGCCCCGAAACGCCGGGACGGGCACTGGGAACCAACGGGACACGGGTGACTCCgaggggggaggaagaggaggaggcggcggcggcgcagGCGGCCGTGCTGACCATCGTCCCGGTCTTCTGTGCCATGGGATTGCTGGGAATCCTGGTGTGCAACCTGCTGAAGAAGAAGGGGTACCACTGCACCGCCAGCAAGGAGCCCCAGTCCGGCGGCACGG GTCCCAGCTCCATCTACCAGCTGGAGGACGCCAACGAGGACACCATCGGGGTGCTGGTGCGGCTCATCACTGAGAAGAAAG AAAACGCGGCAGcgctggaggagctgctgaaggagcATCGCAGGCAGCAGCTGATGCCACCGAGCTGGGCCCCCCTGCATAA gctgcaCCTCCTGCCGCAGTTTGCCCCCTCCtgtcaccaccagcagcacccgCACACGGTGCAGGGCCCGGCCCCCTGCGCCCGCTGCACACAGAAGTGGCCGGAGGTGCTGCCACCCCCTGGGGCCACCAAGGTCCCCAAGCCCGGCGAGGTGACCATCCTCTCCATCGGCAG GTTCCGCGTGTCCCGGATCCCGGAGCTCAGGAGCGAGATGGGGGCTGAGCCCCTCCGGGGCCCCCTCCCCGGCAGCGGGATGAGACCCCCTTGGCTGAAAAGCACCGACGGCCCCCCCGAG GTGCCTCCTGGCCCGGGGGTGGCCTTGGGGGGACAGTGA
- the RELT gene encoding tumor necrosis factor receptor superfamily member 19L isoform X2: MKRSGMRWWLFTILGVLSRLVGAESWNSREHRTPGCPPGEEPSEDPGGTCRACPPGTFSLGDTPCASHTRCRAGNRILVAAGTVGSDSRCGACLPGFYSPEGERDPRGRCLPCAAAPRSTPGCPGRRRVRSPETPGRALGTNGTRVTPRGEEEEEAAAAQAAVLTIVPVFCAMGLLGILVCNLLKKKGYHCTASKEPQSGGTGPSSIYQLEDANEDTIGVLVRLITEKKENAAALEELLKEHRRQQLMPPSWAPLHKLHLLPQFAPSCHHQQHPHTVQGPAPCARCTQKWPEVLPPPGATKVPKPGEVTILSIGRFRVSRIPELRSEMGAEPLRGPLPGSGMRPPWLKSTDGPPEVPPGPGVALGGQ, encoded by the exons ATGAAGAGGAGCGGGATGCGCTGGTGGCTCTTCACCATCCTGGGG GTGCTGAGCAGACTCGTGGGGGCCGAGAGCTGGAATTCCCGGGAGCACAGGACCCCGGGATGCCCTCCCGGGGAGGAGCCCAGCGAG gATCCAGGAGGGACGTGCCGAGCTTGTCCCCCCGGCACCTTCTCCCTGGGGGACACACCCTGTGCCTCTCACACCCGGTGCCGGGCCGGGAACAGGATCCTGGTGGCCGCGGGGACAGTGGGAAGTGACAGCCGGTGCGGAGCCTGCCTGCCGGG GTTTTACAGCCCCGAAGGGGAGAGGGACCCCCGGGGCCGGTGCCTGCCCTGCGCCGCTGCCCCCCGCAGCACCCCGGGGTGCCCAg GCCGGCGGCGGGTCCGCAGCCCCGAAACGCCGGGACGGGCACTGGGAACCAACGGGACACGGGTGACTCCgaggggggaggaagaggaggaggcggcggcggcgcagGCGGCCGTGCTGACCATCGTCCCGGTCTTCTGTGCCATGGGATTGCTGGGAATCCTGGTGTGCAACCTGCTGAAGAAGAAGGGGTACCACTGCACCGCCAGCAAGGAGCCCCAGTCCGGCGGCACGG GTCCCAGCTCCATCTACCAGCTGGAGGACGCCAACGAGGACACCATCGGGGTGCTGGTGCGGCTCATCACTGAGAAGAAAG AAAACGCGGCAGcgctggaggagctgctgaaggagcATCGCAGGCAGCAGCTGATGCCACCGAGCTGGGCCCCCCTGCATAA gctgcaCCTCCTGCCGCAGTTTGCCCCCTCCtgtcaccaccagcagcacccgCACACGGTGCAGGGCCCGGCCCCCTGCGCCCGCTGCACACAGAAGTGGCCGGAGGTGCTGCCACCCCCTGGGGCCACCAAGGTCCCCAAGCCCGGCGAGGTGACCATCCTCTCCATCGGCAG GTTCCGCGTGTCCCGGATCCCGGAGCTCAGGAGCGAGATGGGGGCTGAGCCCCTCCGGGGCCCCCTCCCCGGCAGCGGGATGAGACCCCCTTGGCTGAAAAGCACCGACGGCCCCCCCGAG GTGCCTCCTGGCCCGGGGGTGGCCTTGGGGGGACAGTGA